The proteins below come from a single Clupea harengus chromosome 21, Ch_v2.0.2, whole genome shotgun sequence genomic window:
- the LOC105893268 gene encoding P2X purinoceptor 4-like: protein MTPAQDNSRCVSICQLFFDYSTPKILVIRSKKVGAINRITQALVIAYIIGYVCVWEKGYQDTDSILSSVTTKVKGIAVTNTFDLGLRIWDVADYIIPPQEESSFFVLTNLIVTQNQTQKHCAEIPSVASICSSDKNCKAGFRGPRSKGVRTGRCVNFNHTVKTCEVLAWCPLERDDEPPNPPMLADAENFTVLVKNNIRFPKFNFKKRNILPQINSSYLKHCVFNRSTDPECPIFRLKDMVEEAEEDFQTMAVHGGVMEVQIRWDCDLDMPGSWCVPRYNFRRLDNKDPTNTVSPGYNFRFAKYYKEGDNEETRTLIKGYGIRFDIMVFGQAGKFYIVSTLLNIGAGLALLGLVTVVCDLIVLTFMTKRNHYREQKYSYVDDCFDSGRINRPP from the exons ATGACACCTGCTCAAGACAACAGTCGTTGCGTATCGATCTGTCAGCTTTTTTTTGACTATTCAACACCGAAAATATTGGTTATACGGAGTAAGAAAGTTGGAGCAATCAATCGCATCACCCAGGCGTTAGTAATCGCCTACATAATCGG GTATGTCTGCGTATGGGAAAAGGGCTACCAGGATACAGACTCCATTCTCAGTTCGGTTACCACCAAAGTGAAAGGAATTGCCGTCACGAACACATTTGACCTTGGCCTCCGGATTTGGGACGTCGCTGACTACATAATTCCGCCTCAG GAGGAGAGCTCATTCTTTGTGCTGACAAACCTGATTGTGACCCAGAACCAAACACAAAAGCACTGTGCAGAG ATCCCAAGCGTAGCTTCCATTTGCTCCTCAGACAAGAACTGCAAGGCTGGATTTAGAGGTCCCCGAAGCAAGG GTGTGCGGACAGGTAGATGTGTGAACTTCAATCACACTGTTAAAACCTGTGAGGTCCTTGCCTGGTGTCCCTTGGAAAGAGATGATGAACCACCTAA TCCTCCAATGTTAGCAGATGCAGAAAACTTCACAGTGCTGGTGAAAAACAACATCCGATTTCCAAAGTTCAACTTTAAGAA AAGGAATATCCTCCCACAAATAAACAGCTCCTATCTGAAGCATTGTGTTTTTAACCGTTCTACTGACCCAGAATGCCCGATCTTCAGGCTCAAAGACATGgtggaagaagcagaagaagactTCCAGACCATGGCAGTTCAT GGTGGGGTGATGGAGGTTCAGATCAGATGGGATTGTGATCTAGATATGCCAGGATCCTGGTGTGTGCCACGATACAACTTCCGGCGGCTTGACAACAAGGACCCAACAAATACAGTTTCTCCAGGATATAACTTCAG GTTTGCAAAGTACTATAAAGAGGGTGACAATGAGGAGACCAGAACCTTAATCAAAGGATATggaattcgctttgatattatGGTATTTGGACAG GCTGGAAAATTTTACATTGTTTCAACACTGCTCAACATAGGGGCTGGGCTGGCTCTCCTTGGCTTG GTCACAGTTGTTTGTGACTTGATTGTCCTTACATTTATGACCAAGCGGAACCATTACAGAGAACAGAAATATTCATATGTTGATGACTGCTTTG ATTCCGGAAGAATAAATCGGCCCCCCTGA
- the LOC105893267 gene encoding uncharacterized protein LOC105893267 has product MEQKNTPVTGGVGILHRVKDGKHHYEVDTVFKDGKDKTRFFMRTGDQLLKMNGFDMGDLSPEMFADLLSKGSPMLAVHHPGVRGDPEEAPEKTGGFCPFYKEETVLTISMNMVTDPNLQVCCQEDEDLQGDEDLQGDDDCELETVLLVKMVGTTVAVVRGRGCLHGETCKDCGTTDCTLDDIVFVSERVEVSQEPSDFQIDIEKENMAINDYRSQMFLTHKANTACLKETRAKMTIYYYESDQMDGIGESKGMPVVLKFTDSDKFLKCSRTGDDVTLSVMSCQKDLKFISKNDKEKLSFVFYMKEDQSKGHLFESASCEGRFLHALSSKVYVKKRDQIQEKDSLYFFIHTISK; this is encoded by the exons ATGGAACAGAAG aACACACCAGTGACCGGTGGCGTAGGCATACTTCATAGAGTCAAAGATGGGAAGCATCACTATGAAGTGGACACCGTTTTTAAGGACGggaaagacaaaacaagattTTTCATGAG AACAGGAGATCAACTCTTGAAGATGAATGGATTCGACATGGGGGATTTATCCCCAGAGATGTTTGCAGACCTGTTGTCTAAAGGCAGTCCTATGCTG GCAGTCCACCACCCTGGGGTAAGGGGTGACCCTGAGGAGGCTCCAGAGAAAACAGGGGGCTTCTGTCCGTTCTACAAAGAGGAGACTGTCCTGACGATCTCCATGAACATGGTGACTGACCCAAACCTGCAGGTCTGTTGTCAGGAAGATGAAGATCTCCAGGGAGATGAAGATCTCCAGGGAGATGATGACTGTGAGCTGGAGACTGTTCTGCTAGTCAAGATGGTGGGCACTACGGTGGCTGTGGTGAGAGGCCGGGGCTGTCTACACGGGgagacctgcaaggactgtggCACCACAGACTGCACTCTTGACGACATTGTGTTCGTGTCAGAAAGGGTTGAAG tgtctCAGGAGCCCTCTGATTTCCAAATAGACATCGAGAAAGAAAACATGGCTATCAATGACTACAGAAGTCAAATGTTTCTAACTCACAAGGCAAACACGGCCTGTTTGAAGGAAACACGAG CAAAAATGACAATTTACTATTACGAGTCAGATCAAATGGATGGTATAGGTGAAAGTAAAGGAATGCCAGTTGTCTTGAAGTTTACGGATTCTGACAAGTTCCTAAAATGTTCCAGAACTGGCGATGATGTGACTTTGAGTGTCATG TCATGCCAGAAAGACCTGAAGTTCATCTCTAAGAACGATAAGGAGAAATTGTCATTCGTCTTCTACATGAAGGAAGACCAGAGCAAAGGGCATCTTTTCGAGTCCGCAAGCTGTGAGGGCAGGTTTCTTCATGCTCTCTCATccaaagtgtatgtaaaaaaacgTGACCAAATACAAGAAAAGGATTCACTGTACTTTTTTATCCATACCATTTCTAAGTAG